ATTTATAATATGTTGCAGCCTGAAACAGCAGATGAATTAGGCAGACAAAAAGCCACCAATCTAATCAATACGGGAGCAAGTTTGATTGCTTCTGCTAATCCTGGTTGTTCTTTACAAATACAAAAGCACTTAGAGTTACAAAATTCCCAGGTTAAATTATTACATCCAATTGAATTGTTAGACTATTCAATTCAAGGAAAAAAAATAGATTAGGTTAAAGCATAAAACCCAGTTTACAGGTTTGGCGATCGCCAGTCTTGTCATTATCTAGCAGAGTAAGTCAGCGGTCATAAGCCCTTGTATACTCTTAAAGTCCATCTTAGAAACAAAAAAGAGGTGATTTCAAGTAAAAAACGCTAATATTTTTATTAACGATAATAAAGTTTTGTAACTAAAAGTGACCGCAACCTATCCTCAAGATATTTCCACCGCCTCTAGTAGTTGGTACTCCTTAAAACCAATTTGGCAAGGAGGACAAGAAACCGTCCAGCAAGGATTGCCCCATAAGCAGTTAGCACCTACATGGCAAATGCTTTTATTGGGAGATGGCTCGCCGACTCACCTTTTGCAATTACTTACAGGCGAAAGAACTGAAGTAGACGTGATTGATATGTCTTTAATTGGTAAAAAAGACGATGGCGCACCAGAAGAAATTGAGGCGATCGCCGAACCAAGATTACGAAGACAAGTATGGTTGCGAACTGCATCAGGTCAAAGGTTAGCTTATGCTGCCTCTTGGTGGAACGCTAGTAATG
This DNA window, taken from Pleurocapsa sp. FMAR1, encodes the following:
- a CDS encoding chorismate lyase, with the protein product MTATYPQDISTASSSWYSLKPIWQGGQETVQQGLPHKQLAPTWQMLLLGDGSPTHLLQLLTGERTEVDVIDMSLIGKKDDGAPEEIEAIAEPRLRRQVWLRTASGQRLAYAASWWNASNVDDYLQNRSLPVWRNLSTLHTELYRDVRGVYYGNSSALESAFGEKAPFWGRHYLFWHNSQPLTLIYEVFSPYLQKYLGEMTQK